From the genome of Flavobacterium luteolum, one region includes:
- the lpxB gene encoding lipid-A-disaccharide synthase gives MKYYIIAGEASGDLHGSNLMKALYVEDPEAEIRFWGGDLMQKAGGTLVKHYRDLAFMGFIEVVFNLKTILNNIKICKKDITEFKPDVIIFIDYPGFNMRIAKWAKELGYKTHYYISPQIWAWKENRIKAIKQDVDKMFVILPFEKSFYEDKHHFPVDFVGHPLIDAIQNQPAFDEALFRKENNLGEKPIIAVLPGSRKQEITKMLSVMLSVVDDFQDYEFVIAGAPSQEYEFYQQFLKNKNIAFVSNKTYDLLRSSTAALVTSGTATLETALFKVPEVVCYKGSEVSYQIAKRIITLKYISLVNLIMDQEVVTELIQGDCNKKRIKEELQKLLEPSYRNKVLQNYDILEQKLGGVGASKNTARLIVADLKQTY, from the coding sequence ATGAAATATTACATAATTGCAGGAGAAGCCTCTGGAGATTTACACGGTTCAAATTTAATGAAAGCATTATATGTTGAAGATCCAGAAGCAGAAATTAGATTTTGGGGCGGAGACTTAATGCAGAAAGCAGGCGGAACTCTGGTAAAACACTATCGCGACCTAGCATTTATGGGCTTTATTGAAGTGGTTTTCAATTTAAAAACTATTTTAAACAATATCAAAATCTGTAAAAAAGACATCACAGAATTTAAACCAGACGTGATTATTTTTATTGATTATCCTGGTTTTAATATGCGAATTGCAAAATGGGCAAAAGAATTAGGCTATAAAACACACTATTATATTTCTCCTCAAATTTGGGCTTGGAAAGAAAACAGAATTAAAGCCATCAAACAAGATGTCGATAAGATGTTTGTGATTTTGCCTTTTGAGAAAAGTTTTTACGAAGACAAACATCATTTTCCTGTAGATTTTGTTGGACATCCGCTTATTGACGCCATTCAGAATCAGCCTGCTTTTGATGAAGCTTTATTTAGAAAAGAAAATAATCTAGGCGAAAAACCAATCATTGCTGTCCTACCAGGAAGTCGTAAACAGGAAATCACCAAAATGCTAAGTGTGATGCTGAGCGTTGTAGATGATTTTCAGGATTACGAATTTGTTATTGCAGGTGCTCCAAGTCAAGAATATGAGTTCTATCAGCAATTCTTAAAAAACAAAAACATCGCGTTTGTTTCAAATAAAACGTACGATTTGCTTCGCTCTTCAACCGCAGCTTTAGTAACTTCTGGAACTGCAACTCTTGAAACAGCGCTTTTTAAAGTGCCAGAAGTGGTTTGCTATAAAGGAAGTGAAGTTTCTTATCAGATTGCAAAACGTATTATCACCTTAAAATATATTTCTCTTGTCAATTTAATTATGGATCAAGAAGTGGTAACAGAATTGATTCAAGGAGATTGCAACAAAAAACGAATTAAAGAAGAGCTTCAAAAATTATTAGAGCCTAGCTATCGCAATAAAGTGCTACAAAATTACGATATATTAGAACAAAAACTTGGCGGAGTTGGAGCGAGTAAAAACACAGCAAGACTCATTGTTGCCGATTTAAAACAAACTTATTAA
- the surE gene encoding 5'/3'-nucleotidase SurE: MKAEKPLILVTNDDGILAPGIRALISIMETIGDVIVVAPDKPQSAMGHAITVNNTLFIDKISKDDDTIAEYSCSGTPVDCVKLAVNEILKRKPDLCVSGINHGSNSSINVIYSGTMSAAVEAGIEGIQAIGFSLLDFDWNADFEPIKSFVKKITLETLANKLPPGVVLNVNFPKLKESEIKGIKVCRQAKAYYAQKFDKRQTPFGKDYYWLAGKFVNEDKGEDTDEWALANGYISVVPVQFDLTAHHSIQQLNTWKLND, translated from the coding sequence ATGAAAGCTGAGAAACCACTTATATTAGTAACTAACGATGATGGTATTTTGGCTCCTGGAATTAGAGCCCTTATTAGCATTATGGAAACGATAGGCGATGTCATTGTTGTTGCACCAGACAAACCTCAAAGCGCCATGGGACACGCAATCACAGTCAACAATACTTTATTTATAGATAAAATTTCAAAAGACGATGACACAATTGCAGAGTACAGCTGCTCTGGAACCCCTGTAGATTGTGTAAAATTGGCAGTAAATGAAATCTTGAAACGCAAACCTGACTTATGCGTTTCGGGAATCAACCACGGATCGAATTCTTCTATCAATGTTATTTATTCTGGAACCATGAGCGCGGCCGTTGAAGCTGGAATTGAAGGTATTCAGGCAATCGGTTTTTCTCTTTTAGATTTTGATTGGAATGCTGATTTTGAACCGATCAAGTCTTTTGTGAAAAAAATCACTTTAGAAACTTTGGCCAATAAACTTCCTCCTGGAGTAGTTTTAAACGTCAACTTTCCAAAACTAAAAGAATCTGAAATTAAAGGCATTAAAGTTTGCCGTCAAGCGAAAGCGTATTACGCACAAAAGTTTGACAAAAGACAAACTCCATTTGGGAAAGATTATTACTGGCTTGCGGGCAAATTTGTAAACGAAGATAAAGGCGAAGATACCGATGAATGGGCTTTGGCAAACGGATACATTTCGGTTGTTCCTGTACAATTTGACTTGACCGCTCACCACTCTATTCAGCAACTTAATACTTGGAAATTAAATGACTAA
- a CDS encoding carboxy terminal-processing peptidase → MNAIIKFMKRNYKILIAVLCLSLTLFAFKMNADRTIDPDPNRDKTLLELLAFVIEKGHYSPAEINDEFSKGIFKDYIDALDPSKRFFLQSDIDEFKQYELMLDDQFLNKDITFFNLTYTRLMKRMEESKKRYKTILSQPFNYNVDETFDADYEKIPYAKNLNEINERWRKQIKLSTLSSLVTKQKIEEEKKKKDPAYKEKSFETLEKETRESSLKSLDDNFSVIKDLNRDYWFSVYLNSIMARFDPHTSYFAPEEKDRFDVNISGKLEGIGARLTKKNDFTQIDELISGGPAWKGKQLEAGDLILKVAQGNEEPVDVVGMRLDDVVKKIKGHKGTEVKLTVKKVDGSIKVISIIRDVVEIEETYAKSSVVEKNGLKYGVIYLPKFYIDFENKDGRDAGKDIAREVERLKQANVNGIVLDVRDDGGGSLSTVVDIAGLFIEDGPIVQVKSAGKKKEVLYDKDKKIEWDGPLVIMVNSFSASASEILAAAIQDYKRGVIIGSKQTYGKGTVQNVLDLNQFVRNANYGDLGALKITGQKFYRINGGSTQLEGVHSDVVMPDRYAYLKMGERDIDNAMPWDKIDPADYSTWTSNENFSKAINNSRNRIAQNPQFKLIDDNAKWIDVKNKENVYSLNIKSFKETQEQVENEGKKYKPISDYKNDLIFTSLPYEEEEMKADASLKEKRDAWHQALSKDVYVEEALNVLDDLQTKSLVKTTVNPKMKKDKLVKS, encoded by the coding sequence ATGAATGCTATTATAAAGTTTATGAAAAGAAATTATAAGATACTCATAGCCGTATTGTGCTTATCGCTTACATTATTTGCATTTAAGATGAATGCCGATAGGACAATCGACCCAGATCCGAACAGAGACAAGACACTTTTAGAATTATTAGCATTTGTTATTGAAAAAGGACATTATAGTCCAGCAGAAATAAATGATGAGTTTTCAAAAGGTATTTTTAAGGATTATATTGATGCTTTAGACCCTTCAAAAAGGTTCTTTCTTCAGTCTGATATTGATGAGTTCAAACAGTATGAATTAATGTTGGATGATCAGTTTTTGAATAAAGATATTACGTTTTTTAACCTTACTTATACAAGGTTAATGAAGCGTATGGAAGAAAGTAAAAAACGTTACAAAACGATTTTAAGTCAGCCATTTAACTATAATGTAGATGAGACTTTTGATGCGGATTATGAGAAAATCCCGTATGCAAAGAACTTAAATGAGATTAATGAAAGATGGAGAAAACAGATTAAATTATCTACTCTTTCTTCTTTAGTTACAAAACAAAAAATTGAAGAAGAAAAGAAGAAAAAAGATCCAGCTTACAAAGAAAAATCTTTTGAAACTTTAGAAAAAGAAACTCGTGAAAGTTCTTTAAAATCTCTAGATGATAATTTTAGCGTAATTAAAGATTTGAATAGAGACTACTGGTTTTCTGTGTATTTGAACTCTATCATGGCTCGTTTTGATCCACACACAAGTTATTTTGCACCAGAAGAAAAAGATCGTTTTGATGTAAATATCAGTGGAAAACTTGAAGGTATCGGAGCTCGTTTGACTAAGAAAAACGATTTTACTCAAATTGATGAATTAATTTCTGGAGGTCCAGCTTGGAAAGGAAAACAGCTTGAAGCTGGAGATTTAATCTTAAAAGTAGCTCAAGGAAACGAAGAGCCGGTTGATGTTGTTGGAATGCGCTTGGATGATGTTGTGAAAAAAATTAAAGGTCACAAAGGAACCGAAGTAAAACTGACAGTTAAAAAAGTAGATGGTTCTATCAAAGTAATTTCTATCATTCGTGATGTTGTAGAAATTGAAGAAACATACGCTAAATCTAGTGTTGTTGAGAAAAATGGCTTGAAATACGGAGTAATTTATCTTCCTAAGTTCTATATCGATTTTGAAAATAAAGACGGACGTGATGCAGGAAAAGATATTGCTCGCGAAGTAGAAAGATTGAAACAAGCAAACGTTAACGGTATTGTTTTGGACGTTCGTGATGATGGTGGAGGATCTCTTTCTACAGTGGTTGATATTGCAGGTTTATTTATCGAAGACGGACCAATCGTTCAGGTAAAATCTGCTGGTAAAAAGAAAGAAGTTTTATACGATAAAGACAAAAAAATCGAGTGGGATGGTCCATTGGTTATTATGGTAAACAGTTTTTCTGCTTCGGCATCTGAGATTTTAGCAGCGGCAATTCAGGATTACAAACGTGGTGTAATTATCGGAAGTAAACAGACTTACGGAAAAGGAACTGTTCAAAATGTATTAGATTTAAATCAATTTGTGCGTAACGCAAATTATGGAGATCTTGGTGCATTGAAAATTACAGGACAGAAGTTTTACAGAATAAACGGTGGTTCTACTCAGCTTGAAGGAGTTCATAGTGATGTTGTAATGCCAGATCGTTATGCTTACCTTAAAATGGGCGAGAGAGATATTGATAATGCAATGCCTTGGGATAAAATTGATCCAGCCGATTACAGCACATGGACGTCTAATGAAAATTTTTCTAAAGCAATCAATAACAGTAGAAACAGAATTGCACAAAATCCTCAGTTTAAATTAATTGATGATAATGCAAAATGGATTGATGTTAAAAATAAAGAAAACGTTTATAGCTTGAATATTAAGAGTTTCAAAGAGACTCAGGAACAAGTTGAAAACGAAGGAAAAAAATATAAGCCAATTTCTGATTACAAAAACGATCTGATTTTTACATCACTTCCTTATGAAGAAGAAGAAATGAAAGCTGATGCTTCTTTAAAAGAAAAAAGAGACGCATGGCACCAAGCATTATCTAAAGATGTTTATGTAGAAGAAGCTTTAAATGTATTAGATGATTTGCAAACAAAAAGTTTGGTAAAAACTACAGTTAATCCTAAAATGAAAAAGGATAAACTAGTGAAGTCTTAA
- a CDS encoding DNA/RNA non-specific endonuclease: MKGCVGLILLSFALLSCKKENTQIKEEINGNEVVSFKGNSTHKDSLYTVAYLPISTTKQIVKHQYYTLSYNEKFEQAEWVAYELKKEYLKNSDYKRPYFIEDPKVTTGSADWRNYKKSGYDKGHLCPAGDMEFNKDAYNDTFYTSNISPQKKEFNAGIWNRIEQKTRYWAGKYDDIYVVTGGIAKDSDKKIGTEKVAVPKYFYKIVLAKSGKDHKAIAFLVPNEKSDKSIYDFVVPIETLEKMTGIDFFPNLKNLKSSIDF; this comes from the coding sequence ATGAAAGGTTGTGTAGGTTTGATTTTGCTAAGTTTTGCATTGTTATCATGTAAAAAAGAAAATACGCAAATTAAGGAAGAGATAAATGGTAATGAAGTGGTTTCTTTTAAAGGAAATTCTACTCACAAAGATTCTTTGTACACAGTTGCTTATCTCCCGATTTCGACAACCAAACAGATTGTAAAGCACCAATATTACACGCTTTCTTATAATGAAAAATTTGAACAGGCAGAATGGGTGGCTTACGAATTGAAAAAGGAGTATTTAAAAAACAGTGATTACAAAAGACCTTATTTTATAGAAGATCCAAAAGTAACAACAGGTTCGGCTGATTGGAGAAATTATAAAAAATCAGGCTACGATAAAGGCCATCTTTGTCCTGCTGGTGATATGGAGTTCAATAAAGATGCATATAATGATACTTTTTATACGTCGAATATTTCTCCACAGAAAAAAGAATTTAATGCAGGAATTTGGAATAGAATCGAGCAGAAAACTCGCTATTGGGCAGGAAAATATGATGATATTTATGTCGTAACTGGCGGAATTGCTAAAGATTCGGATAAAAAAATTGGAACAGAGAAAGTTGCGGTTCCTAAATATTTTTATAAAATTGTTTTAGCTAAATCAGGAAAAGACCATAAGGCAATTGCTTTCTTAGTGCCAAATGAAAAAAGTGATAAATCCATTTATGATTTTGTTGTTCCAATCGAAACTTTAGAAAAAATGACTGGAATTGATTTCTTTCCAAATCTTAAAAACTTAAAAAGCAGTATAGATTTTTAA
- the glsA gene encoding glutaminase A translates to MPFFKMNKQLIFAGLMIAFIINHGYSQTILNKQNIENTLNDAFNKFKDLKEGKNADYIKELANVDPNIFGIAIVTAEGVVYTKGDITSMVSIQSISKVFTMAKVIEQEGPQFLQDKVGVNATGLPFNSIVAVEMHKGDKINPLVNPGAIATTSLIRGNDSVAKWKEIQKVQSDFAGRQLSMNRPVYISEAGDNLRNQAIAHLLLAYNRMYFDPVQATDIYTKQCALNVNVKDLATMAATLANGGVNPVTKNKVVSQATVMYTLPVMATAGLYDNSGIWLFNSGLPAKSGVGGGMLAICPGKFGIAVISPPLDESGNSLKAQKVIQYVVEKLKVNPYWIEPK, encoded by the coding sequence ATGCCTTTTTTTAAAATGAACAAGCAATTGATTTTTGCTGGTTTAATGATTGCTTTTATCATAAACCACGGCTATAGCCAAACAATACTGAATAAACAAAATATAGAAAATACGCTTAACGACGCCTTTAATAAATTTAAAGATTTAAAAGAAGGAAAAAATGCTGATTATATTAAAGAATTAGCTAATGTTGATCCTAATATTTTTGGTATTGCAATTGTTACTGCAGAGGGAGTCGTATATACAAAAGGGGATATAACATCGATGGTTTCAATTCAAAGTATATCGAAAGTATTTACGATGGCAAAAGTAATTGAACAAGAAGGTCCACAGTTTTTGCAAGACAAAGTAGGCGTAAATGCCACTGGATTGCCATTTAATTCTATTGTTGCAGTAGAAATGCATAAAGGCGATAAAATAAATCCTCTCGTAAATCCTGGAGCGATTGCAACTACAAGTCTTATTCGAGGTAATGATTCTGTAGCAAAATGGAAAGAAATCCAGAAAGTTCAGAGCGACTTTGCTGGAAGGCAGCTTTCTATGAATCGTCCTGTTTATATAAGTGAAGCTGGTGATAATTTGAGAAATCAAGCTATTGCACATTTGTTATTGGCTTATAATAGAATGTATTTTGATCCAGTACAAGCAACAGACATTTATACTAAACAATGTGCATTGAATGTAAATGTAAAAGATCTTGCTACAATGGCGGCCACATTGGCAAATGGAGGCGTTAATCCTGTTACAAAGAATAAGGTGGTTAGTCAGGCAACTGTAATGTATACTTTACCTGTAATGGCAACTGCAGGTCTTTATGATAATTCTGGAATTTGGCTTTTTAATTCGGGACTTCCAGCAAAAAGTGGTGTAGGAGGAGGAATGCTGGCGATATGTCCTGGTAAATTTGGAATTGCTGTTATTTCGCCGCCATTAGATGAATCTGGAAATAGTTTGAAAGCTCAGAAAGTGATCCAATATGTTGTGGAAAAACTTAAAGTGAATCCTTATTGGATTGAACCTAAGTAG
- the rpe gene encoding ribulose-phosphate 3-epimerase, which yields MKNTLIAPSVLAADFGNLQRDSEMLNNSQADWFHIDIMDGVFVPNISFGMPVLEAISKHAKKYIDVHLMIVDPDRYIKTFADLGANGLTVHYEACTHLHRTLQAIKAEGMKAGVAMNPHTNVDLLEDIINDIDVVCIMSVNPGFGGQSFIENTYDKVKKLKALITRKNASTLIEIDGGVTSKNAKQLVEAGADVLVAGSFVFKAENPTETIADLKSLTTF from the coding sequence ATGAAAAATACACTTATTGCTCCTTCAGTTCTTGCTGCCGATTTTGGTAATTTACAGCGCGATTCAGAAATGCTTAACAACAGTCAGGCAGATTGGTTTCATATCGATATTATGGATGGCGTTTTCGTTCCAAACATCTCATTCGGAATGCCAGTTTTAGAAGCAATTTCAAAACATGCCAAAAAATATATCGATGTACATTTAATGATTGTCGATCCAGACCGATACATTAAAACTTTTGCTGATTTAGGAGCAAATGGATTGACTGTACATTATGAAGCATGCACGCACTTACACAGAACACTACAAGCAATTAAAGCTGAAGGAATGAAAGCAGGTGTAGCTATGAATCCGCATACAAATGTTGACTTATTAGAGGATATCATCAACGACATCGATGTGGTTTGCATAATGAGCGTAAATCCAGGATTTGGAGGACAATCGTTCATCGAAAACACTTATGATAAGGTAAAGAAACTAAAAGCACTTATTACTCGTAAAAACGCTTCAACATTAATCGAAATTGACGGCGGTGTAACCAGCAAAAATGCAAAACAATTAGTCGAAGCTGGAGCAGATGTTTTAGTTGCTGGAAGTTTTGTTTTTAAAGCTGAAAATCCAACAGAAACCATAGCAGATTTAAAAAGCCTTACTACTTTTTAA
- a CDS encoding sigma-70 family RNA polymerase sigma factor, translating into MRQLKITKQVTNRETASLDKYLQEIGKVDLITADEEVELAQRIKAGDQRALEKLTKANLRFVVSVAKQYQNQGLTLPDLINEGNLGLIKAAQRFDETRGFKFISYAVWWIRQSILQALAEQSRIVRLPLNKIGSINKINKMYALLEQSNERPPSAEEIAKELDMTVNDVKESMKNSGRHLSMDAPLVEGEDSNLYDVLRSGESPNPDRELIHESLRTEIERSLETLTPREADVVRLYFGLGDQHPMTLEEIGETFDLTRERVRQIKEKAIRRLKHTSRSKILKTYLG; encoded by the coding sequence ATGAGACAACTTAAAATCACCAAGCAGGTAACTAATCGTGAAACTGCATCGTTAGATAAATATCTACAAGAAATTGGAAAAGTTGACCTAATTACCGCTGATGAAGAGGTAGAATTAGCACAAAGAATAAAGGCTGGTGATCAAAGAGCTTTAGAAAAACTAACAAAAGCCAACCTACGTTTCGTAGTATCTGTGGCTAAACAATATCAAAACCAAGGATTAACTCTTCCTGACTTAATTAATGAGGGAAACTTAGGTTTAATTAAAGCGGCTCAACGTTTTGATGAAACTCGTGGTTTCAAATTCATTTCTTACGCTGTATGGTGGATTCGTCAATCGATTCTTCAAGCTCTAGCTGAACAGTCTCGTATTGTACGTTTGCCATTAAATAAAATTGGTTCTATCAATAAAATCAACAAAATGTATGCTTTATTAGAGCAATCTAACGAGCGTCCACCTTCTGCTGAAGAAATTGCAAAAGAACTTGACATGACTGTAAACGACGTAAAAGAGTCTATGAAAAACTCTGGACGTCACCTATCTATGGATGCTCCTCTTGTTGAAGGAGAAGATTCTAACCTTTATGACGTATTACGTTCTGGTGAATCTCCAAATCCTGATAGAGAATTAATTCACGAATCTCTTCGTACTGAAATCGAACGTTCTTTAGAAACATTAACTCCAAGAGAGGCAGATGTTGTTCGTTTGTATTTTGGACTTGGCGATCAGCACCCAATGACTCTTGAAGAAATTGGAGAAACTTTCGACCTTACTCGTGAGCGTGTTCGTCAGATTAAAGAAAAAGCAATCCGTAGATTGAAACACACTTCTAGAAGTAAAATCCTTAAAACTTACTTAGGATAA
- a CDS encoding DUF4249 domain-containing protein translates to MKYYIKYKILVLFFLSLIFNSCTEQYAFKNGDFESALVVEGTITNELKNQTIKISKVYQLEETGPKFETGANVYILDDQGTEYQFEEKDTVYASITPFKAEPGRKYQLKIRTKEAKNYSSDQQTLTTETKIDNVTATVETVNGQRGVQINVNSYDPTNTSKYYRYEYTETYKIIAPMWDSRKATTEGTSIIISPRTKETRTCYSSKKSEEIILNSTNNLSEDRVHFPVRFISDQNYIISHRYTIFVKQYIQTLASYSFYKTMRDISSTSGNILSPKQPGFFYGNIKSDENSDEKVIGFFEVSAVSSERIYFNYADLFPKEPLPPYYESNCLMQKFKNCDDATNPECNGAILRSRINTFTLAYFSSSEAENLYFMVNTPCGDCTSFSSNIIPPFWVD, encoded by the coding sequence ATGAAATATTATATTAAATATAAAATATTAGTCCTATTTTTTCTGTCACTTATTTTTAATAGCTGCACAGAACAATATGCTTTTAAGAATGGTGATTTTGAAAGTGCATTAGTCGTTGAAGGCACAATTACGAATGAGCTTAAAAATCAAACCATTAAAATTTCTAAAGTTTATCAACTGGAAGAAACAGGGCCGAAATTTGAAACTGGCGCAAACGTCTATATCTTAGATGATCAGGGGACAGAATATCAATTTGAAGAAAAAGACACTGTTTATGCATCTATAACTCCATTCAAAGCAGAACCAGGAAGAAAATATCAATTAAAAATTAGAACAAAAGAAGCCAAAAATTATTCTTCGGATCAACAAACTTTAACGACAGAAACAAAAATTGATAATGTAACCGCAACCGTAGAAACGGTTAACGGACAAAGAGGTGTTCAAATAAATGTAAATAGTTATGACCCTACTAACACCTCAAAATATTATAGGTACGAATACACAGAAACTTATAAAATTATAGCTCCGATGTGGGATTCTCGGAAAGCAACAACAGAGGGAACTTCTATCATCATAAGTCCGAGAACAAAAGAAACAAGAACATGCTATTCTAGTAAAAAATCTGAAGAAATTATCTTGAATAGTACAAATAATCTCAGTGAAGACAGAGTTCATTTCCCTGTTCGTTTCATTAGTGACCAAAACTATATTATATCACATCGATATACAATTTTCGTAAAGCAATATATCCAAACTTTAGCCTCTTATAGTTTTTACAAAACGATGAGGGATATATCCTCAACTTCAGGAAATATCCTTTCCCCAAAACAACCAGGCTTCTTTTATGGAAATATAAAATCAGATGAAAATTCGGATGAGAAAGTTATTGGTTTTTTTGAAGTTTCTGCAGTTTCGTCTGAAAGAATTTATTTTAATTATGCTGATTTATTTCCTAAAGAGCCATTACCGCCATATTATGAAAGCAATTGTCTAATGCAGAAATTTAAAAATTGTGATGATGCAACGAACCCTGAATGTAACGGTGCTATCTTACGCTCACGAATTAATACTTTCACACTAGCATACTTTTCTTCAAGCGAAGCTGAAAATCTTTATTTTATGGTAAATACTCCATGTGGAGACTGTACTTCATTTTCTTCTAATATCATTCCTCCTTTTTGGGTAGATTAA
- a CDS encoding DUF4249 domain-containing protein — protein MKSFIYKISLLFLLVLVASSCTEQYVFQNNDFESALVVEGTITNEVKNQTIRLSQVYQLEESGPKMEKGANVFISDDQGNEYQFEEKDTIYVSITPFKAEPGRKYQLKIRTSAGKNYTSDEQVLTTETKIDNVTAIATTVNGQRGAQINVKSYDPSNTSKYYRYEYAETYKIEAPLWSPFETSILNVPAVPANPAEDFPGSPAREDIVISLRKKETRTCYSTKKSNEIILNSTNNLGEDRVNFPVRFISNQNYIITYRYSIFVKQYVQNLAAYTYYETLKNLSSSGGILSPKQPGFFYGNIKSVENPSEKVIGFFEVSSVSSERIFFNYADLFPREPLPPYYESDCAVREFRDCIGDPPCSGAQLRSGISSRYLSYLSSTGLDYSMVKAPCGDCTTFSSNIVPPFWVE, from the coding sequence ATGAAAAGTTTCATATATAAAATTAGTCTTTTATTCCTTCTTGTACTTGTGGCCAGCAGTTGTACAGAACAGTATGTTTTTCAGAACAATGATTTTGAAAGTGCTCTTGTTGTCGAAGGAACTATTACAAATGAAGTTAAAAATCAAACTATAAGACTTTCTCAAGTGTATCAACTTGAAGAAAGTGGCCCAAAAATGGAAAAAGGGGCAAATGTTTTTATTTCTGATGATCAGGGTAATGAATATCAGTTTGAAGAAAAAGATACTATATACGTATCTATAACTCCTTTTAAAGCAGAACCGGGAAGAAAATACCAATTAAAAATTAGAACAAGTGCGGGTAAAAACTATACCTCTGACGAACAGGTTCTAACTACCGAAACCAAAATTGACAATGTCACTGCAATTGCAACAACTGTGAATGGACAAAGAGGTGCACAGATTAATGTAAAAAGTTACGATCCGAGCAATACTTCAAAATACTACAGATACGAATATGCTGAAACGTACAAAATAGAAGCCCCATTATGGAGCCCTTTTGAAACATCTATACTAAATGTTCCTGCAGTTCCTGCAAACCCTGCTGAAGATTTTCCTGGTTCCCCAGCAAGAGAAGACATTGTAATAAGCCTTAGAAAAAAAGAAACCAGAACTTGTTATTCTACAAAAAAATCTAATGAGATCATTTTGAATAGCACAAATAATCTTGGTGAAGACAGAGTCAATTTCCCTGTACGATTTATTAGCAATCAAAACTACATAATCACCTATCGCTACAGTATTTTCGTAAAACAATATGTTCAAAATTTAGCAGCGTACACTTACTATGAAACTTTAAAAAATTTATCGAGTTCAGGAGGTATCCTTTCTCCAAAACAACCTGGATTTTTCTATGGAAATATTAAGTCTGTAGAGAATCCATCTGAAAAAGTAATTGGCTTTTTTGAAGTGTCATCTGTGTCTTCAGAGAGGATTTTCTTTAATTACGCGGATTTATTTCCAAGAGAACCACTTCCTCCTTACTACGAAAGTGATTGTGCAGTTAGAGAATTCAGAGATTGTATAGGAGACCCGCCATGTAGCGGTGCTCAATTACGTTCTGGTATAAGCAGTCGCTATCTATCCTATTTATCTTCTACTGGACTTGATTATTCTATGGTTAAAGCTCCATGTGGCGATTGTACAACGTTTTCATCTAATATTGTTCCTCCTTTTTGGGTAGAATAA